One Trichoplusia ni isolate ovarian cell line Hi5 chromosome 6, tn1, whole genome shotgun sequence DNA segment encodes these proteins:
- the LOC113495114 gene encoding uncharacterized protein LOC113495114 — protein sequence MSVYLNDDPPDRGGNAFGRSHMTSRSPPSVTSKRLFCEISPSSVSPDMSKRVQRSESHEDHESSLDTSNANYCDLVSEASTYLSKINDLVNDQGSRINIANKSAIMDMTQRITAIVSLLAIKSSCNETKLVNTQRELDLLKTNPASESRVKQTESYADKLKLRLPQAVPPVQSRAPLPCVVAYPTEERSADYVTSSATKQALMTAIKPSDDGFQIVGVKKVKKSGVILRVANESQIKKLKSVEAIKSAGLRLEKPKGRQPRILVKDVPASMEDKTFLTALYRQNIKDELKVTEDDFIKNTRVIRRRMVNHGRKWIGIEIDSAIRQHLVATKEKLFIDWAPCRFVDDLELVRCNQCQEYGHVRKYCTHKTPTCANCAGAHETTDCLEKDKPEFKPVCVACKRYKKPCDHRTGSQDCPTYKIKLEQLVLSTNY from the coding sequence ATGTCGGTATATTTAAACGATGACCCGCCGGATCGCGGCGGGAATGCTTTTGGTAGAAGCCATATGACCTCAAGGTCACCACCTTCCGTGACGTCTAAAAGACTATTCTGTGAAATATCACCATCGAGCGTTTCACCCGATATGTCCAAACGTGTACAACGGTCGGAATCTCATGAGGACCATGAGTCGAGTTTAGACACCTCCAACGCCAACTACTGCGATCTCGTATCCGAAGCGTCAACTTATCTGTCCAAAATCAATGACCTCGTAAACGATCAGGGCTCGCGCATAAATATCGCGAATAAGTCGGCCATTATGGACATGACTCAGCGCATAACGGCTATAGTTTCCTTGTTAGCCATTAAATCGTCCTGCAATGAGACAAAATTAGTTAATACGCAACGCGAATTAGATCTTCTTAAAACCAATCCGGCTTCTGAGTCCCGCGTTAAACAAACGGAGTCATACGCCGACAAACTTAAACTTCGCTTGCCGCAAGCCGTCCCACCGGTGCAGTCGCGCGCTCCGCTGCCTTGTGTAGTTGCGTACCCGACGGAGGAGCGTAGTGCAGATTACGTGACGTCATCAGCTACAAAGCAGGCGCTTATGACCGCGATCAAACCGAGTGACGACGGTTTTCAAATAGTCGGTGttaagaaagttaaaaaatcgGGCGTTATACTACGCGTCGCGAAtgaaagtcaaattaaaaaacttaaatcagtCGAGGCGATTAAGTCCGCTGGCTTACGGTTGGAAAAGCCAAAGGGCCGTCAACCGCGTATATTAGTCAAGGATGTCCCCGCCTCTATGGAggacaaaacttttttgacagCTTTGTACCGTCAAAACATTAAGGACGAACTAAAGGTAACCGAagacgattttattaaaaatactcgcGTAATTCGTCGGCGTATGGTTAATCACGGCCGTAAATGGATAGGCATAGAAATTGATTCCGCGATACGTCAACATCTTGTAGCCACCAAGGAGAAATTGTTTATAGACTGGGCTCCTTGTCGTTTTGTAGACGATTTAGAATTGGTGCGTTGCAATCAATGTCAAGAATACGGGCACGTCAGGAAGTATTGCACACATAAAACTCCCACCTGCGCCAACTGTGCTGGAGCGCATGAGACGACGGACTGCCTTGAGAAGGATAAGCCTGAGTTTAAACCTGTTTGCGTAGCGTGCAAACGTTACAAGAAACCGTGCGACCATCGTACCGGGTCTCAGGATTGTCCGACTTATAAGATCAAACTTGAACAGCTGGTTCTAAGCAccaattattaa